One Lacipirellulaceae bacterium DNA window includes the following coding sequences:
- a CDS encoding iron-sulfur cluster assembly accessory protein: protein MSVIVTEKAASEVKRIMEDQKMDEGSFLRVGVTGGGCSGFSYALGFDKSENYDAAADSKMDFHGIPVVVDKKSALYLDGTTVDFYEGIDKRGFTFDNPNAVKSCGCGSSFQA, encoded by the coding sequence ATGAGCGTCATCGTCACAGAAAAAGCAGCTTCCGAAGTCAAGCGAATCATGGAGGACCAGAAAATGGACGAAGGCTCGTTCCTACGGGTCGGAGTCACCGGCGGTGGTTGCAGCGGCTTTAGCTACGCCCTCGGCTTCGATAAGAGCGAAAACTACGACGCAGCCGCAGACTCAAAGATGGACTTCCATGGGATTCCAGTTGTTGTTGATAAAAAGAGCGCTTTGTACTTAGACGGAACTACCGTTGATTTCTACGAAGGCATCGACAAGCGCGGTTTCACCTTCGACAATCCCAATGCCGTAAAGAGCTGCGGATGCGGTAGCTCGTTCCAGGCATAG
- a CDS encoding division/cell wall cluster transcriptional repressor MraZ, translating into MLITGNYRRTLDEKQRLALPKPLRINNLTDQPLYVTPGLDGCIAVYPEPAFAALAEKLDQGSPAAREVRDYSRLFYSQAACVELDKQSRLRIPAELLQWAEATDEVIVVGVRDHFEIWALERWEEFVASRDQQYEDLAVTAFAQGSTTLPSVQPTTNKSPQEFTTQPK; encoded by the coding sequence ATGCTAATAACAGGGAATTACCGCCGAACTCTGGACGAGAAACAGCGTCTCGCTCTCCCTAAACCATTACGAATCAATAACTTAACAGACCAGCCCCTGTACGTCACTCCCGGGCTAGATGGCTGTATTGCCGTGTATCCGGAGCCAGCTTTCGCGGCACTGGCTGAGAAACTCGACCAAGGCTCACCAGCAGCTCGCGAGGTGCGAGATTACAGCCGCCTTTTCTACTCCCAGGCTGCGTGTGTCGAGCTCGATAAGCAGAGTCGGCTACGTATCCCCGCCGAGCTCCTGCAATGGGCCGAGGCGACTGACGAAGTTATCGTTGTCGGCGTGCGAGACCATTTCGAGATTTGGGCTCTCGAACGCTGGGAGGAGTTTGTCGCCAGCCGTGACCAGCAGTACGAAGACCTGGCGGTAACCGCGTTCGCTCAAGGCTCAACGACCTTGCCGAGCGTGCAACCTACAACCAATAAGAGTCCACAAGAATTTACAACTCAGCCGAAGTAA
- a CDS encoding Flp family type IVb pilin has translation MLTHLRRFLWEEDGPTAVEYAVLLALIVIVCIGAVNTLANSTADSFDHSATQLTTAFGS, from the coding sequence ATGCTGACTCACCTACGTCGCTTCCTCTGGGAGGAAGACGGCCCGACGGCCGTAGAATACGCTGTTCTGCTTGCGCTCATCGTGATCGTTTGTATTGGAGCCGTAAATACGCTCGCCAACAGCACGGCGGACAGCTTCGATCATTCGGCAACTCAGCTCACTACTGCGTTTGGTTCGTAG
- a CDS encoding cysteine desulfurase family protein, which translates to MALELPVYLDNHATTRVDPRVVEAMLPYFTEDYGNANSEIHSFGGAAEQAVESSRAVIAESIGATPEEIVFTSGATESNNLAIRGIAEHRRQRAKQIISVKTEHAAVLEPLTRLGRIGFQIELLDVAAHGKANAGQVDMEQLFDALKQETALVSVMLANNEIGVIQPLEEIASHCHEREVPFHCDATQAVGKLPVDVNTLGVDLMSFTAHKLHGPKGVGALYVRRKRPALRLSPQISGGGQQSGIRSGTLNVAGIVGFAKAVQLSLSGMAQESKRLGQLRSRLDNQLREALGPSQVILCGPDCQADDGRGNPLRLPGNLNVAFPGLDGEAIMLETPDLAVSSGAACSSTDGSPSHVLLALGMSEDLARSTVRFGLGRFNTEEEIDFAASQIITAVTRLKQL; encoded by the coding sequence ATGGCCCTCGAACTTCCCGTCTATCTCGACAATCACGCGACCACGCGAGTCGATCCGCGCGTCGTCGAAGCGATGCTGCCTTACTTCACGGAGGATTACGGCAACGCAAATAGCGAGATCCACAGTTTCGGCGGCGCGGCGGAGCAAGCCGTCGAATCGTCACGGGCTGTCATCGCGGAAAGCATCGGGGCCACTCCTGAAGAAATCGTCTTCACCAGCGGGGCCACAGAGAGCAACAATCTAGCAATCCGAGGCATCGCGGAACATCGCCGTCAACGGGCGAAGCAGATTATCAGCGTGAAGACTGAACACGCAGCAGTGCTTGAGCCGCTGACACGGCTGGGCCGGATTGGCTTCCAAATCGAACTGCTGGACGTGGCCGCTCACGGGAAAGCGAATGCGGGCCAAGTCGATATGGAACAGCTCTTCGACGCCCTCAAGCAGGAGACCGCTCTCGTAAGCGTGATGCTGGCGAATAACGAGATCGGTGTCATTCAGCCGTTGGAAGAGATTGCTAGTCACTGTCACGAGCGAGAGGTCCCCTTCCACTGCGATGCGACTCAAGCCGTCGGAAAACTCCCCGTCGATGTAAATACGCTTGGCGTGGATCTGATGAGCTTTACCGCTCATAAGCTGCACGGCCCAAAAGGCGTCGGCGCGCTCTACGTCCGGCGGAAGCGCCCCGCCTTGCGACTTTCGCCGCAGATCTCGGGTGGCGGACAACAATCTGGAATCCGCAGCGGCACTCTGAACGTCGCGGGAATCGTCGGCTTTGCCAAAGCTGTGCAGCTAAGCCTCAGCGGGATGGCCCAAGAGTCGAAACGATTGGGCCAACTTCGTTCGCGTCTCGACAACCAACTACGTGAAGCACTGGGACCTAGCCAAGTAATTCTTTGCGGGCCTGACTGCCAGGCTGACGACGGGCGGGGGAATCCGCTGCGTTTGCCAGGCAACCTGAACGTGGCGTTTCCCGGGCTCGACGGGGAAGCCATCATGCTGGAAACGCCTGATCTGGCCGTCAGCTCGGGTGCCGCCTGTTCCTCCACCGATGGCTCGCCTAGCCACGTGTTGTTGGCGCTGGGCATGAGTGAAGACTTGGCGAGAAGCACGGTTCGCTTTGGGCTGGGGCGATTCAATACGGAGGAAGAAATTGACTTCGCCGCCAGCCAGATAATCACAGCGGTCACCCGCTTGAAGCAGCTATAG
- the queA gene encoding tRNA preQ1(34) S-adenosylmethionine ribosyltransferase-isomerase QueA produces MEETWIDYDLPAELIAQEPPQNRIDARLMLIDRKRESIEHFHIRDLPELLQAGDRLVFNDTKVIPAQLRGVRIETGGRWQGLFLGETDSGEWRIVCKTRGKLKEPEPVMLLDRDGRETAKLWLVQRAGAGEWLAKPESETTTSELLAKVGRVPLPPYIRGGAMVDDDVLRYQTVFARRPGAVAAPTAGLHFTKELLQALEQHGVQSSAITLHVGMGTFKPISTDDPADHEMHAEWGDLSETAAKEIQATREKQGRVISVGTTSTRVLESVAAAQQETLSELIKPWQGDTNLYIRPPYEYKLVDALLTNFHFPRTTLLLLVQAFGGSELIREAYERAVAERYRFYSYGDAMLIV; encoded by the coding sequence ATGGAAGAGACCTGGATCGACTATGACCTCCCCGCTGAGCTGATCGCTCAGGAGCCGCCGCAGAACCGAATTGATGCGCGTCTGATGCTGATTGATCGAAAGCGAGAGAGCATCGAGCATTTCCACATTCGCGACTTGCCGGAACTGCTTCAGGCTGGCGATCGCTTGGTGTTCAACGACACGAAGGTCATCCCGGCCCAGTTGCGGGGGGTTCGGATCGAGACTGGCGGGCGTTGGCAGGGACTTTTTCTGGGAGAAACGGACTCAGGCGAGTGGAGGATCGTCTGTAAGACCCGTGGAAAACTCAAGGAACCTGAGCCCGTTATGCTGCTAGACCGTGACGGACGTGAGACGGCCAAATTGTGGCTCGTGCAGAGAGCGGGAGCAGGGGAGTGGCTCGCGAAGCCGGAGAGCGAGACGACAACCAGCGAACTGCTAGCAAAAGTGGGAAGGGTGCCGCTGCCTCCCTATATCCGCGGTGGTGCGATGGTGGACGATGATGTCCTCAGATATCAGACCGTCTTCGCCCGACGCCCAGGAGCTGTTGCCGCTCCAACGGCAGGTTTGCATTTTACGAAAGAATTACTGCAAGCTTTAGAGCAGCACGGGGTTCAGTCTTCGGCAATCACCCTGCACGTGGGCATGGGAACCTTCAAGCCCATCTCGACCGACGACCCGGCTGACCATGAGATGCACGCTGAATGGGGCGACCTAAGCGAAACGGCAGCCAAGGAGATCCAGGCGACACGCGAAAAGCAGGGCAGGGTGATCTCGGTGGGGACGACCTCCACACGCGTGTTGGAAAGCGTCGCAGCCGCTCAGCAGGAGACTTTAAGCGAATTGATCAAACCGTGGCAGGGCGACACCAACCTCTACATTCGCCCCCCCTACGAGTACAAGCTCGTCGATGCGTTGCTGACCAATTTCCACTTCCCACGCACCACGCTGCTGCTGCTCGTTCAAGCGTTCGGAGGATCGGAACTAATCCGCGAAGCCTACGAGCGGGCTGTCGCGGAAAGATATCGCTTCTACAGCTACGGCGACGCGATGCTGATCGTTTGA
- a CDS encoding tetratricopeptide repeat protein: protein MRKLSLSVVALAGLTVGCTSTGNQPPGGFAGFGGNQQQPSALSQALGSQQAGAVQPVTFTEKVTSAFTTNPFASKAPAKQAVDPISLGYETGPPTPALFVSMAQMADRGGNTPQARQLYERALQLEKNNMDALLGIARLEDREGRLDEALQIYQQAAAAHPNNPTALNDLGLCFARRGDLQTALHVLDQSVRLDPAKPLYRNNIAKVLIELNMIEPALAHMSAVNPPAVAQYNIGYLLNERGRKAEAAQHLTIATKLDPQMQPARDLLASINGTQPSAPRVATPQPGAAQPGTQQNRYQQPAQVAHITERSYSVPTVQQQPGTPVQQVAGLPNYGQQPSNPQQAAPQQAAMPGVYSPTPVGQQPIRR, encoded by the coding sequence GTGCGTAAGCTTTCCTTGAGCGTTGTTGCCTTAGCGGGCTTGACTGTTGGCTGCACCAGCACCGGGAATCAACCTCCTGGAGGCTTCGCTGGCTTTGGTGGGAACCAACAACAGCCGTCAGCACTTTCCCAGGCACTTGGAAGTCAGCAAGCTGGCGCGGTTCAGCCGGTCACGTTCACCGAAAAGGTGACCAGCGCATTCACAACGAATCCTTTCGCAAGCAAGGCTCCAGCCAAGCAAGCAGTGGACCCAATCTCTCTGGGATACGAAACCGGCCCTCCAACACCGGCTCTGTTCGTTTCAATGGCGCAGATGGCCGACCGTGGAGGGAATACTCCACAGGCACGCCAGCTTTACGAGCGTGCTCTCCAGCTCGAGAAGAACAACATGGATGCTCTACTCGGCATTGCTCGCCTTGAGGATCGGGAAGGGCGACTTGATGAAGCGTTGCAGATTTACCAGCAAGCTGCCGCTGCTCATCCGAATAATCCAACCGCGCTCAACGATCTGGGCCTCTGCTTCGCCCGCCGAGGGGACCTCCAGACAGCGCTTCATGTTCTTGACCAATCGGTTCGGCTCGATCCAGCGAAACCCTTGTATCGGAACAACATTGCCAAAGTGCTGATCGAGTTGAATATGATTGAGCCCGCACTGGCACACATGTCCGCAGTCAATCCTCCGGCGGTTGCACAATACAACATCGGCTACTTGCTAAACGAGCGAGGACGCAAGGCCGAAGCTGCTCAGCACCTGACGATCGCAACGAAACTCGATCCGCAGATGCAACCGGCTCGTGATCTTCTGGCTTCGATCAATGGCACTCAACCGTCGGCACCTCGGGTAGCGACACCGCAGCCGGGAGCGGCTCAGCCTGGGACTCAGCAGAATCGATATCAGCAGCCAGCACAGGTGGCTCACATCACTGAACGGTCTTACTCGGTACCCACCGTACAGCAGCAGCCGGGCACCCCCGTGCAACAGGTCGCTGGTCTTCCGAACTACGGGCAGCAGCCGAGCAACCCTCAGCAAGCAGCCCCACAGCAGGCGGCAATGCCGGGGGTCTACAGCCCAACGCCTGTCGGCCAACAGCCCATTCGACGCTAG
- a CDS encoding phosphoesterase: MPTVAEEQILVVPTSKFHNLGHFQGFSNDLDRYLPALLEGDDLSYRPRGEMEEDPSFKQLIPYVVFQFTNTDGVKQVFQYARGGSGGEKRLHAKRSVGVGGHISSDDASAASPQSNSADDVYREGMRRELEEEIDINTAYRETCVGLINDDETEVGKVHLGVVHLCEVDSPQVAQREEDLRDAGFKPVPELLAQIEQFESWSQIVLEALYQ, translated from the coding sequence ATGCCCACTGTCGCCGAAGAACAGATTCTCGTTGTCCCAACCTCCAAGTTTCATAATTTGGGGCACTTTCAGGGTTTTTCAAACGATCTCGACCGCTACCTGCCGGCCCTGCTCGAGGGAGATGATCTCTCCTATCGCCCTCGTGGTGAAATGGAAGAGGACCCCAGTTTCAAGCAATTGATTCCTTACGTAGTGTTCCAGTTCACCAATACTGACGGCGTGAAGCAGGTGTTTCAGTATGCCCGTGGTGGCAGTGGAGGCGAGAAGCGTTTGCATGCCAAACGGAGCGTTGGCGTAGGCGGTCATATCTCCTCAGACGATGCCTCAGCAGCCAGTCCCCAATCAAACAGCGCTGACGACGTTTATCGCGAGGGCATGCGTCGCGAACTGGAAGAAGAGATCGATATCAATACTGCCTACCGCGAAACTTGCGTCGGCCTCATCAACGACGACGAAACAGAGGTCGGCAAGGTCCACCTGGGCGTGGTGCACCTCTGCGAAGTCGATTCGCCACAAGTCGCCCAGCGTGAGGAAGACCTCCGCGATGCGGGCTTCAAGCCTGTGCCAGAACTGCTTGCTCAGATCGAGCAGTTTGAATCGTGGTCGCAGATCGTGCTGGAAGCGTTGTACCAATAG
- the rsmH gene encoding 16S rRNA (cytosine(1402)-N(4))-methyltransferase RsmH, translated as MPPTTCHIPVLTDEVVAGLAPQPGKLLIDGTYGGGGHTMLLAQAVEPGGKVIALDRDPLALQRRPNGIDEFPVQFAVGNYCDIPEYLREKDISGVDGILLDLGLSSDQLADEERGFSFQADGPLDLRFNTEEGEPAWKLLARLREEPLADLIYDYGEERFSRRIAKKIIERREENPIRTASELAELVRNCIPKNVKSNIDPATRTFQALRIAVNEELDALRIALRDLPNCLNPGGRLAIISFHSLEDRMVKWAFRDDERLEVITKRPVEATEAELAVNPRARSAKLRVSQRVQ; from the coding sequence ATGCCCCCAACCACCTGCCACATCCCCGTTCTCACCGACGAAGTTGTCGCCGGACTTGCGCCTCAGCCTGGCAAGCTGTTGATCGACGGCACCTACGGTGGTGGTGGGCATACGATGCTGCTGGCTCAGGCGGTTGAGCCGGGCGGAAAGGTGATAGCCTTGGATCGCGATCCTCTCGCTCTGCAACGACGACCCAACGGCATCGACGAGTTTCCGGTCCAGTTCGCCGTGGGTAACTACTGTGACATACCAGAGTATCTTCGCGAAAAGGATATCTCAGGCGTTGATGGCATCCTCCTCGATCTCGGCCTCTCCAGCGATCAATTGGCCGATGAAGAGCGGGGCTTCAGCTTTCAAGCCGATGGGCCGCTTGATTTACGGTTCAATACTGAGGAGGGAGAGCCTGCGTGGAAGTTACTCGCACGACTGCGCGAGGAACCACTTGCGGATTTGATTTACGACTACGGCGAAGAACGCTTTAGTCGTCGAATTGCGAAGAAGATTATCGAGCGGCGAGAGGAGAATCCGATCCGCACGGCAAGTGAACTGGCCGAACTCGTCCGCAACTGCATCCCCAAGAACGTGAAGAGCAACATTGATCCGGCAACGCGTACCTTTCAAGCTTTGCGGATTGCAGTGAATGAAGAGCTTGACGCCTTGAGAATCGCCCTCCGTGACCTGCCAAATTGCCTAAATCCGGGTGGTAGGCTGGCAATTATTAGCTTCCACTCGCTTGAGGATCGTATGGTAAAGTGGGCCTTTCGCGATGATGAGCGACTTGAGGTGATCACCAAACGGCCCGTTGAAGCGACCGAGGCAGAACTTGCCGTGAACCCACGGGCGAGAAGTGCCAAGTTAAGAGTTTCCCAGCGAGTCCAATAA